The Ignavibacteriales bacterium genome segment CTCTTCCGTTCACATCACAGTTCAAATCTTTAACCATTCTAACTTTCCCAGAGGAAATTTTTGCATCGCCATAACTGGATAAACGAAGAAAATCAACCTCGCAATCAACATCAATATGTTTTACAAGATCAGACATAAAAATAAATGATCCATTTAAGATTCCAATAAATACAGGTGACTTATCCCTGTAATCTTTAGAAATCTGTTTAGATAACTCTTTTACTCTTTTTTGAATTAAATCTTCGCTAAGAAAAACTACAAATTTTTCATCGCCGACAAAAATTTCCTTTGGATTTTGTTTTTCTAATTCATCCATAGTTCGCATACCCTTTTTGTATTTTTGATTATTTTATATCTATCATCTATTCTTAAACCAACAACCCATACTATATTGTTCCTGTTAAGCAAAACAAGCTGTTCCTTTTTTTTGTATGCAGGAACCTTTTGTTCTGTAAGAAAGTTGGCTACATTTTTAAAATTTTTCATTCCCAACGGAATGAATTTATCACCGGCACTCCATC includes the following:
- the hpt gene encoding hypoxanthine phosphoribosyltransferase, whose translation is MDELEKQNPKEIFVGDEKFVVFLSEDLIQKRVKELSKQISKDYRDKSPVFIGILNGSFIFMSDLVKHIDVDCEVDFLRLSSYGDAKISSGKVRMVKDLNCDVNGRDVIVVEDIVDTGLSLQYISRLMENYKPASVKIVSLLVKPASLNYDAKIDYIGFEIPSKFVIGYGLDYAQKYRNLRAIYILSENGV